A window of Formosa sp. Hel1_31_208 contains these coding sequences:
- a CDS encoding amino acid permease → MPQKRKFGTFAGVFTPSILTILGVIMYMRLGWVVGNAGLIGAIVIILIAHVISVSTGLSVSSVATDKKIGAGGIYYVLSRSMGVPIGGSIGIALFVGTAFSIALYLIGFAESFNAYFGFGTSINDLRLTGTIALFALTALALISTSVALKTQFIILAAIVVSLISIFLGSREFAPTTVNLFTAENAVPLEVVFAVFFPAVTGFTAGIAMSGDLEDPKRSIPRGTLYAIGVGLLVYIVLAVFMAYSIDSESLKTDYNILMKMALFAPAVVAGIWGATLSSALGGILGGPRILQAMSIDKVTPKIFRKGKGVNNEPVNALFLAFIIAEIGILIGELDIIARVVSMFYLTAYGFINILFFLESWANPDFQPTFKVKRWIGLIGFVACFAVMFKLDTMAMIAALAVISAMYFGLQRKEVKLQSNDVWKSVWENVVNKGLKKIDAQVEENSNWNPNIILFSGKSDHQSYLLELCKTVSGRTGIVTNFKLILDKENTEPPLKKTDQVVRDDIFQDLGIFARQIKVDNIYSGITNIASTFGFSGVEPNTIMMGWPKGLEDSGEYSKMTQTLLHLDYNLLYLDFDRMSKFGNHKTVDLWWRETDSKNAEMMLNIARFIIASPKWNNPNIRVLFVNNNNVDVSIIESKISKLVEDLRVNVAIKIINNAVEQKTFYTIIEEESKTTDLTIVGIPDYNIEKQAEFVLKTNNLFESIGSTLLVKAAHNFNELDLDVLK, encoded by the coding sequence ATGCCACAAAAAAGAAAATTTGGAACCTTCGCTGGTGTCTTTACACCTTCTATTTTAACCATTCTTGGGGTTATTATGTATATGCGTTTAGGTTGGGTTGTTGGTAATGCTGGCCTTATTGGTGCTATTGTTATCATCTTGATTGCCCATGTGATTTCAGTCTCTACAGGTTTAAGTGTGTCGTCTGTGGCTACAGATAAAAAAATTGGTGCTGGTGGTATTTATTATGTCCTCTCCAGAAGTATGGGTGTGCCTATTGGAGGCTCCATTGGTATTGCACTATTTGTTGGAACAGCTTTTTCTATCGCTTTGTATTTAATTGGTTTTGCCGAAAGCTTTAATGCCTATTTCGGCTTTGGAACCTCTATAAATGACTTACGACTCACGGGAACTATTGCCCTTTTTGCACTTACAGCTTTAGCGCTCATCAGTACTTCGGTAGCCCTTAAAACACAGTTTATTATCCTGGCAGCTATTGTGGTTTCACTGATATCCATATTTCTGGGCTCTAGAGAATTTGCCCCCACCACAGTCAACTTATTTACCGCTGAAAATGCGGTTCCTTTAGAAGTAGTATTCGCCGTATTTTTTCCTGCCGTTACAGGTTTTACGGCTGGAATTGCCATGAGTGGTGATTTAGAAGATCCCAAACGTTCTATTCCTCGTGGGACCTTATACGCAATTGGTGTTGGTCTTTTAGTCTATATCGTGCTGGCTGTTTTTATGGCCTATTCCATCGATTCTGAATCTCTTAAAACAGATTATAATATCTTAATGAAAATGGCCCTCTTTGCCCCTGCTGTTGTAGCAGGAATTTGGGGCGCCACATTATCATCGGCTTTAGGTGGTATTCTTGGCGGTCCTAGAATTTTACAAGCCATGTCTATTGATAAAGTCACACCCAAAATTTTTAGAAAAGGTAAAGGTGTAAATAATGAACCTGTGAATGCCTTATTTTTGGCTTTTATTATTGCTGAAATCGGGATTCTTATTGGGGAATTAGATATTATAGCACGTGTGGTGTCTATGTTTTATTTAACCGCTTATGGGTTTATAAATATTTTGTTTTTTCTTGAAAGCTGGGCAAACCCTGACTTTCAACCGACTTTTAAAGTCAAGCGATGGATTGGTTTAATTGGATTTGTGGCCTGTTTTGCGGTGATGTTTAAATTAGATACCATGGCTATGATCGCTGCTTTAGCGGTTATAAGTGCCATGTATTTTGGACTGCAACGAAAGGAAGTAAAATTACAGTCTAACGATGTATGGAAAAGTGTTTGGGAAAATGTAGTGAATAAAGGCCTTAAAAAAATTGATGCTCAAGTAGAAGAAAACTCCAATTGGAATCCTAATATCATTCTGTTTAGTGGTAAAAGTGATCACCAATCGTATTTATTAGAACTGTGCAAAACCGTTTCTGGTCGCACAGGTATTGTCACCAATTTCAAACTCATTTTAGATAAAGAAAATACCGAGCCTCCTCTTAAAAAAACGGATCAGGTGGTGAGGGATGACATATTTCAAGATCTTGGCATTTTCGCCAGACAAATAAAAGTGGATAATATTTACAGCGGGATTACTAATATAGCCTCAACTTTTGGGTTTTCTGGTGTTGAACCTAATACCATTATGATGGGCTGGCCTAAAGGGCTTGAGGACTCTGGCGAATACTCCAAAATGACGCAAACCTTGCTGCATTTAGATTATAATTTATTGTACTTAGATTTTGATAGAATGTCAAAATTCGGAAATCATAAAACAGTGGATTTATGGTGGCGAGAAACCGACAGTAAAAATGCAGAAATGATGCTCAATATAGCACGTTTCATTATTGCATCTCCAAAATGGAACAACCCAAATATTAGAGTGCTTTTTGTAAATAATAACAATGTCGATGTGTCTATTATTGAAAGTAAAATCTCAAAGCTTGTTGAAGATTTACGCGTCAATGTGGCTATTAAAATTATCAATAATGCAGTGGAACAAAAAACGTTTTATACTATCATCGAAGAAGAGTCAAAAACGACAGATTTAACCATTGTAGGCATACCCGATTACAACATTGAAAAACAAGCCGAATTTGTTCTAAAAACAAATAATTTATTCGAATCTATTGGGTCTACTCTTTTAGTTAAGGCAGCACATAATTTTAATGAGCTTGATTTAGATGTGCTTAAATAA
- a CDS encoding KTSC domain-containing protein translates to MKRINEYKKLFGVDKDIELKALKKSYRNLVKEWHPDKFQDGDTKQEEAEIQSRRIIDGYHFLVSMAPETKAANLEAYTETITNGTIADYQHKGLLLEITFTDGSTYEYFGVSKQVYHKMINAGNLNRFAKRTIYPKYTYRKSKRALEEA, encoded by the coding sequence ATGAAGCGTATAAATGAGTACAAGAAATTATTCGGAGTTGACAAAGACATCGAGCTTAAAGCACTTAAAAAAAGCTATCGAAATCTTGTCAAAGAATGGCATCCCGATAAGTTTCAAGACGGAGACACAAAACAAGAAGAAGCCGAAATACAGAGTCGTCGTATTATAGATGGATATCACTTCTTGGTAAGTATGGCACCAGAAACCAAAGCTGCAAACCTTGAAGCTTATACTGAAACCATTACAAATGGAACTATCGCAGATTACCAGCATAAAGGCTTATTGTTAGAAATCACCTTTACAGACGGTTCTACCTATGAATATTTTGGGGTCAGCAAACAGGTATATCACAAAATGATAAATGCCGGAAATCTCAATCGTTTTGCGAAACGAACCATTTATCCTAAATATACTTACAGAAAGTCTAAACGTGCGCTAGAAGAGGCATAG